The Halarsenatibacter silvermanii genome has a window encoding:
- a CDS encoding GTP pyrophosphokinase → MRAVDIIADYKKKKYLYERLTEAADEFIEEILENDTDINIHSIRARTKSVESLAEKVRRPGKDYESLAEIKDLTAVRVVTYFADEIDEVGVVLENNLDIDPRHSIDKRKSFDYQEFGYSSLHKVARFRPDKHPASLQDELSDLFFEIQIRTILQHAWAEIEHDLGYKYKEEIPDSINRRFARLSALLEVADDEFISLRDDLEKYEDKIQQQIKAQPEDVDINKLTLEQFMKIDEVMKDLIAYIDEWSQNLPRKTTGKDFFLGEAVKGIKLIGMSNIAGLKKIIREYEQLVKESFDLVFARDKELPGWSPSMILFALILIYGAVNYDRDDLQNLYAELGFRPRENFEKKVINKAEDLLQM, encoded by the coding sequence ATGAGAGCGGTAGATATTATAGCTGATTATAAAAAGAAAAAGTATTTATATGAGCGGCTTACTGAAGCTGCGGATGAATTTATCGAAGAAATACTGGAGAACGATACCGATATCAATATTCATTCTATAAGAGCCCGGACTAAATCCGTTGAGAGTCTGGCGGAGAAAGTTAGAAGGCCGGGTAAAGATTATGAAAGTCTTGCGGAAATAAAAGATCTCACCGCTGTAAGGGTTGTTACGTATTTTGCCGATGAAATTGATGAGGTGGGGGTAGTTCTGGAAAATAATCTTGATATCGATCCCAGGCATTCTATCGATAAACGAAAGAGCTTCGATTATCAGGAATTCGGTTACAGTTCACTGCATAAAGTCGCCAGATTCAGACCAGATAAACATCCTGCCAGCTTGCAGGATGAATTATCCGATCTTTTTTTTGAAATTCAAATCCGTACCATTCTTCAGCACGCCTGGGCGGAGATAGAACATGACCTGGGATATAAGTACAAAGAGGAAATTCCTGATTCGATCAATCGCCGCTTTGCCCGGCTTTCTGCTCTGCTGGAAGTTGCTGATGATGAATTTATTAGTTTGAGAGATGACCTGGAAAAATATGAAGATAAAATCCAACAGCAGATAAAAGCTCAGCCGGAGGATGTCGATATAAATAAGCTCACTCTGGAACAATTTATGAAGATCGATGAAGTTATGAAAGATTTGATCGCCTATATAGATGAATGGTCACAAAATCTCCCCCGAAAAACAACCGGCAAGGATTTCTTTTTGGGTGAGGCGGTCAAGGGTATAAAACTTATCGGCATGTCCAATATTGCCGGGTTGAAGAAGATCATTCGCGAATACGAGCAGCTGGTCAAAGAGAGCTTTGATCTTGTTTTTGCTCGTGATAAGGAGCTGCCAGGCTGGTCACCCAGCATGATTTTATTCGCACTGATTTTGATCTATGGAGCGGTGAACTATGACCGGGACGATCTGCAAAATTTATATGCGGAGCTGGGATTCCGCCCGCGCGAAAATTTTGAGAAAAAAGTTATAAATAAGGCTGAAGACTTATTACAAATGTAA